A genomic segment from Xiphophorus maculatus strain JP 163 A chromosome 6, X_maculatus-5.0-male, whole genome shotgun sequence encodes:
- the LOC102223294 gene encoding gamma-crystallin N-A-like, with amino-acid sequence MSQYSGKIVLYEGKCFTGRKLELSSDCDNFQDRGFMNRVNSVRVESGAFVCFDHPDFKGQQYILEHGEYPEFQRWNAHNDHMGSCRPIKMHGEHYRLEMFEGDNFAGQCVELCDDCPFLQARGLTKNCVNSMKVYGDGAWVLYEEPNYRGRMYVVERGNFCSHKEWQAENPTIQSVRRVANYF; translated from the exons ATGTCTCAGTACTCAGGAAAG ATTGTGCTCTACGAGGGCAAATGCTTCACCGGCAGGAAGCTGGAACTCAGCAGCGACTGCGACAACTTTCAGGACCGAGGTTTTATGAACAGGGTCAACTCTGTCCGTGTGGAAAGCGGTGCCTTCGTCTGTTTCGACCATCCTGACTTCAAGGGCCAGCAGTACATTCTGGAGCATGGAGAGTACCCTGAATTCCAGCGCTGGAATGCTCATAATGATCACATGGGCTCATGCCGACCAATCAAGATG CACGGAGAGCACTACAGATTGGAGATGTTCGAGGGAGACAACTTTGCCGGCCAGTGTGTGGAGCTGTGTGATGACTGTCCGTTTCTGCAAGCGCGAGGTCTGACCAAGAACTGTGTCAACTCCATGAAGGTTTATGGAGATGGAGC CTGGGTCTTGTATGAGGAGCCAAACTATCGTGGCCGCATGTACGTCGTGGAAAGAGGAAACTTCTGCAGCCATAAGGAGTGGCAAGCAGAGAATCCCACTATCCAGTCTGTTCGCAGGGTGGCAAACTACTTCTAA
- the LOC106699710 gene encoding CD59 glycoprotein-like, translating to MKLLILALALILLFTAGGALDCHRCVPSRAGGTCQTSVETCKPNKNACIAARFLRQPFGHFQRCIAYSDCKMLEANAYIDVKCCTEDMCNTSKI from the exons aTGAAGTTGTTGATTCTGGCGTTAGCCCTCATCCTGCTGTTTACAGCTG gCGGAGCTCTGGACTGCCATCGCTGCGTCCCAAGTCGGGCCGGAGGAACCTGTCAGACCTCCGTTGAGACTTGTAAACCAAATAAGAATGCTTGTATTGCTGCCAGATTCCTCCGACAACCAT TTGGCCATTTTCAGAGGTGCATTGCCTACTCGGACTGCAAAATGCTTGAGGCGAACGCCTACATAGATGTAAAGTGCTGCACCGAAGACATGTGCAATACCTctaaaatttga